The window CCTTTTTAGGCTCCATGTCTTTGGTTAAAAGCCAACAAATGATTGATTTAGAAAATCTATCGCTTCCTCCCGATTCATTTTGGAATGGCAGCGATAACAGTGGTAACTTTGTTGCTAATCAGATAGCAATTTTTCCTAACTCATTTATTGATTGGGGGGGCGGTATGACTTCGTGGTCAGGCTTTGCATACTCTAATATGCTTGACACTTCAATTCAGAGTTACACCAATCAATACAGTTGTTATGCAGGACAACAAGTAAACGGTTCACAAATTTTTGGAATAAGTTATAATGTTTCCGATTGGAATACCGGACAACTTATTCCTAACATTGTTAGTTTTTCTACTGTTATTCAACCTTCTTCAATCATGGTAACTAATACTACTTATACAGCTCTTACTATGAAGAATGGCGATGCTTATAGCAAAAAATTTGGCGGTGATACCGGTAACGATCCCGATTGGTTTAAATTGACAATTATCGGCATGCTAGACAGTAACATTACCGGTACCGTAGATTTTTATTTAGCAGATTATCGCTTCTCAGATAATGCTCAAGATTATATTGTAAAAGATTGGCAAAGTATTGATTTAACATCACTTGGTAATATAAATAAACTTGCATTTACGCTCAGTTCTTCTGATACCGGTGCTTATGGTATAAATACCCCCACATATTTTTGTTTCGACAACATTGTTTATTCAACATCTAATTACATCGGCTCTCTAATAAACAAAACCGTTGAACTATATCCTATTCCTGCTATTGATGAAATACATTTTACAACTTCTCTATCGCAAATCAAAATTTACAATATGCTCGGTCAAGAATTTATATCATGCAATCAGCCATGCAATAGCATAAACATAAGCACCTTGCCATCGGGTCAATACATTTTAAAAGCAAAGACAAAAGATGGAATGATTCAAAAAATATTTATTAAAGAATAAAAAGATGAAATTGAGCTTCGTACTTATCCTTTTCATCTTAATTTCCCTCAGGGGGGTATGCCAATTCCCCCCTGCTGCGGGAATGATTGGTAGTACAGCTATTTATGCAGATAGTAATATTTTTGTTTCTTGGGCTAATAATTGTTATATTCAAAGGGGGTATCAAAATATTGCACAACCCGAACTTGGTTTAGTAAGCTATGGCAACGATTATGACGCTATCGGCAAAGCCAACAACCAAGTAGTAAGTTTAGGTGATGCAGGAATAGCCATTTTAACATTCAGCCCATCTATTTGCGATAAAGAAGGCTTTGATTTTGCTGTATTCGAAAATAGTTTCAACGATACTTTCCTCGAACTTGCATTTGTAGAAATTAGTAGCGATAGCCTCCATTGGTTTCGCTTCCCCGCTATTTCGTTAACCCCAGCGAATAATCAAATTGGCACGTTTGGCAGTGTTGATGCTACCCAAATTCATAACCTTGCCGGGAAATATAGAGTACTTTATGGTACACCATTCGATATTTCAGATATTGAAGACAACATCTATTTGAATAAGCAAAATATAAAATATGTAAAAATAATAGACGTAATAGGTACCATCGATAGCACTTATGCAAGCTTTGATTCACAAGGACATATTATCAACGACCCCTACCCAACTGCATTTAACACCGGAGGTTTTGATTTAGATGCAGTGGGAGTTATTCATCCTAACGAAAACGCTATTGATAATAATTCGCTTGCCCTTGCCTTTATTGCTCCTAACCCTTGCGATGATGTAATCAATATAATTCAAGCACCACAAAATTTAGAAGTAATTATTTACGACGAATATGGTATTGAAGTCTTAAAAAAATCAAACGCTACTCAAATTCAGCTTTCAACGCTATCTAGTGGAGTTTATTTTTTACGAATAGAAAATCAAGAAATAAATCAACTTTTTAAAATCATAAAACGTTGAAAACTTTTATTAGTATTTTTATATTGCTCTTTTTGTTTATACACGTCTATTCGCAAGATACCATTCTTTTAAAGGAAATTACAGTAAGTGATAAATTTTCTAATAACCTCAATACTTACGTTATTGATAGCACAAAACAAAAGCATTACGAATTTAAAAGTCTAGGAAACTTATTAAGCAGCGAGCCGGGAATTATATTAAAAAATCAAGGCTTAGGGGGCATTCAAACACTTAGCATTATGGGAACTCAAAATCAACACAGTCAAGTATTTTGGTTTGGTATGCCACTCAACTCTTCGCTAAACGGGCAAATAGATTACAGTCTTTTAAACGTAAACAACGATAATTATTGCCATATTCTCTACGGTGCCGAAAGTCTTCAACTAAACAACGGTGCCTTGGGAGGCATTATTGAAATCAATCCTAATTTTTATAACTACGTAAAAAGTAAAACAACCATTCAATTACAATACGAAAGCCTCAACAATAAAAATGTCCAAATAGCTCATCGTTTTACATATAAAAAGTGGACAAGCAACAATCAACTTTTGTATTCTAACGGTGAAAATAAATTTTTCTTTAAAAATATAGCTTTACTCCCCATACAAACTCATCTTCATCAAGCACCTTTTCAAAAGGCTTCTTTTCAAACTCAACATATGCTTGATTTAAAAAAAATAAAAATCAGCATCATACAACAGATATATAAAGTAGATAGAAATATACCCCCATTAATGACAGCATATTTTAAAGCTGAACACAACGAGAGCACATTTGATGAAGGTATCCGAACTGTATTTAATACTCAGATTACCATCAATAAATGGAACATAGAAGGCATTATAGGCTATGTGTATAGTAATCAAGAATATATACTCCTTCATGAATTAAATAATAATACCGTAACTTCTTTTAATTCAAATGCTAAAGAAAATAATGCATATTTCGCTATTAAACTGTCGAATTTTGGTCATACCCGTATTCACTATTTTACAAATGTTACATTAAAACAAGATAATGGACGTTTTGAAGACATTAAAAATAAAATAGGATTTTGCGTACAACGTTATCAACTTTTATACCATCAAGCTATTCAAATAAATTGGTCTCATTCACTAAAACAAAAGATAATACTTAACACTATAATCAATAATAATAAAATTTATTTACTTCCGTCAATTATAACCTCTTACCATCTAAATTCTTTTATTGAAATTGTATATGCTACTGCCGTTAATCATCGTTTTCCAAGCTTAAACGATCTATATTTTACTCCTGGCGGAAACCCAAACTTATTAACCGAAAAAGCATGGCAAAACGATATAAGTTTAAAAATAGAAAAAAAATCGACCTTTCATACTTTTAGTTTTAGCATAAAACCCTTTTACAATCATATTCAGAATTGGATTTTATGGACACCCACTCAGTTTGGTTATTGGGAAGCAAATAATATACGAATGGTTAATTTATATGGCAGTATTTTCGAAACCCATTATGCTGCTGGTTTAAACAAAAATATTAAATTCAATATCCAATTGAATTACACCTTGCAACAAGCACAAGGAAACGACAATGATTACAAAATTGCTCACAATCCTTACATTCCTTCACACAACATCAATGGTTTTGCCTCTTTAATTTTAAAAAAAGCAAGCGTTTTTTTAGAAAGCCAACTCTCTTCAAGTCGTTATTCAATGACTTACACTGACGAATTTTTGTTACCACCTTTAACACTCATTAATGTTGGAGCGAGTTATCGTTTCTTAAGCCGAGCTCCCATTGAAATTAGCTTTAGCATCAATAATATTACCAATAAACCTTACCAATCCATAATTTGGCGACCTATGCCAGGACGTTATTTTGAAATTAAATTAAATTGTATTTTATGAACCCCATATCGAATCATGCTATTCAAACAAAAACGAAAAATCTCAATTTAATAAGACAAATGACCAATAAAAAAATTAATCATTTCAAAAGCCATGCTTTCTTTTTCTTATTTTTTTATACCATTATTTTGCTTTCGTGCAAAAAAGAAAACCCAACTTCTGAAACCATCAGCACATCATCAGGCTTTTTTATTGTAAACGAAGGCAATTATACATGGGGCAATAGTAGTTTATCGTTTTACAATGAAACCAATCAACGTATTGAAAACAATATTTTTTACAAAGCCAATCAAGTCCCTTTAGGCGATGTAGCTTTTGACATGAAAATAATTAATAGTAAAGGTTTTATTACCGTCAATAATTCAGGACTCATCTATGTTATCAATCCAGAAAATGCTAAATATATTGCCACGATTTCATCATTTATTTCTCCTCGCTATATTCTACCCATAAACGATAGTCTTGCATACGTCAGCGACTTATACAGTCCGTACATCAGCATTATAAACACTAAAAAGTACCAAAAAACCGCTCAAATATTTATAGGTAAATCAACCGAGTCGATGGTTTTGTGGCAAAATAAAGTATTTGCTTGCAATTGGTCGTTTGGTAACAAAATATTTGTCGTAGATATTCATCAACATCAATGTATCGATTCCATTCAAGTTGGTTTACAACCCAACAGTATTCAACTCGATAAAAACGGTAATATATGGGTTTTATGCGATGGCGGCTACAATGGCAACCCAATAGGACATGAAAAAGCATCATTGTGGAAAATAAATCCACAAACACACGAAGCTGTAAAAAAAATCTCTATGCCTTCGCTCGATTATCCTGCCAATTCCCTTTCTATAAACTCTAATGCAGATTCCTTGTATTTTATTTGGAAAGATATTTTTAAAGTTAGCATTTATGATACTGTTTTGCCGTCTGAACCTTTTATTCGTGCCGACAATGCAAATTTTTATAGTTTAACCATTCATACAAAACTACCAAGGTTAATTGTTTGTGATGCCAAAAACTATGTAGCGAATGGCGAAGTAAGAATTTACTATTTAAACGGAACTTTACTTGATTCAAAAGAAACAGGAATCATTCCTCGAACTATATGTTTTAAACCATAAAAAAAGAGAGGCTGCCCAAACAGACAGCCTCTCTCAAAAATAATTATTCAATAATTTTTATTTAATAATTTGTAAGCGTTCGTTAAAGAGCTTTTCGCCAAATTTACCTTGTATTATATACATGCCAGCCTTTAAGTTAGAAATATCGACTGTATTAGACGATAAAGCATTAACATTCATAACATCACTATAAACTTGTTTTCCTAATAAATCATAAATATCGATCTGTACTTCACCATTATAATTTCCAAAATACATGTTTAATTTATCATTAACAGGATTTGGGAAAATGGAAACATGGCTATTAGCAGCAGAAGTTTCTATATTAGTAGGATTACAAACAATAGGCCAGATAGCATGTTGAACATTTAATCCCCAACTACTTGAATTTGAATATGCATACCAAGCATTATCACTCCATTGTTCCCATGCAGTACCAGAATTGGTATCACCATCAGAATTTGTAACAATAGCAACGGTATCGCCTGCTACAGTTGGTAAAACAACTCCTACAAAGAATGACCCATCGATAGTTACAGGTGTATTAAAATGAACTAATGTGGGAGCTTGAGCTTGAACATCTGTAATAATAGAAGAAAGAGCAACATTGACAGTACCTAAAACAGTGCTTGGTGTATTGCCCGTACCATTATCATTCCATATTTTAACTGGCACCTGTGATGAAGACCCCTTTGCAACTCCAAAATAAATATAAACATCTGATACTTTCCATCCATTGGTAGCACCAGTAAAATAATCAGCTTTAGCTAAATCACCATAACTATTATTTCCTGACACATAACCGCCATTTTGTACTCCATAAATTGTTAAAGTGCCAGGTAATGGATAATGCATGGTATCGCAACCAGTAATTTCATTAACTACATTAATATAATTGGTCTTTGTTTCGGTATCGGTTGAAGTACCGTTGCCAACTGTTAAAGTAACCGTTTTTAAACCTGTAGTAGAGTAGGTAACATTAACTGGACCAGCCGATGTAGAAGTAGCTGGAGAAGCACCACTACCAAAATTCCAACTATATGTAGTAGGACTTCCTGATGAAGTGCTGGTAAAAGTAACCGTTTGACCTACCACAACAGTAGTTGCACTTGCAGTAAAATCGGCATTTAAAGTAGAACCACCACTGCCACAGTTCTTACCACTTAATGAGGTTACACCCGAATTGGTTGGATCTAACCAATCTTTTAAACGAGCTGAAGAAGTAGTACCATTCATATCCCAATGATAATACATTTTGCCATAATAATCGGGCGATGTTTGAGCTGAACAATATGATGAACCACCGGTGAGGGTACCTACAATATTACCCGCTGCATTAAATAGAGGCGAACCTGATGAACCACCTTCGGTTACACCCCAACCATTAGCATTTTGAGTCCAAACAACTCTCCAATGAGCATTTGAAGCAGCACCAGAATATGTTGAAGTAGAAGTTGTATTATAGGTCGATATCTTTTTTATACTACCTGCAGGATGATGAATACATACACCATTAGTTGGTGCCGTATTGGTTCTATCCCAGCCGTTCATATAAGGGTTGTAATTGGTAGGAACCGATTGTTTTAACTGTAATAAAATAAAATCTGAACCACCTGATATACTGCCCGAAGCTTTAAGTGTACAACCGGTCATTGTATTTTTAGAAGGTTCAGTAGTAGGAGTTGTACATCCACTAGCTTCGTAATTAAAATCAAATTGCCAATAATTTAAGTCATTTGTGGAGGCACCTTCATAACAATGGTAAGCCGATAATAAATAAGGAGTACAATCTTGATTCGTATTATTAATTAAAGAGCCTGTACAATAGCCATATTGACTGCCTACTTTAACTAAAATTCTGCACACTCCCTTTTTTTCGTCTTGCCAATTGTCACCAACTGGAGAGCAATTAATATTTACTTCGCATGACTCAGAAGGCTCTGTCCATGAGGGATTTTTATGTAGAGCAAAACCTCTATACATGTATGCTATTTCATGAATATGAATCGAAGGTTTTGAAATAACTCTTTCGGGTTCGTAATATTCTAAACATACGATATCGCCATAAATAGGTTGTGTAGCAAATGTTTTCGAATCATCATTATTTTCATATGTGAATGCACCTATTACTTGCGTTTTATCTTCGTTGTATAAAAAGAGCTTACCACCATAAGGAATATA of the Bacteroidales bacterium genome contains:
- a CDS encoding PKD domain-containing protein, which produces MKKLLLLTMFFTVTAWWANAQISQGGTPPSFKYNLSSDVDRVELTPLSYKQIEYENSKYPKDGRIPFIGYTISTNLSPENAGTWTELPDGGRVWRLQIKAPSALALVVNYDNFYIPYGGKLFLYNEDKTQVIGAFTYENNDDSKTFATQPIYGDIVCLEYYEPERVISKPSIHIHEIAYMYRGFALHKNPSWTEPSESCEVNINCSPVGDNWQDEKKGVCRILVKVGSQYGYCTGSLINNTNQDCTPYLLSAYHCYEGASTNDLNYWQFDFNYEASGCTTPTTEPSKNTMTGCTLKASGSISGGSDFILLQLKQSVPTNYNPYMNGWDRTNTAPTNGVCIHHPAGSIKKISTYNTTSTSTYSGAASNAHWRVVWTQNANGWGVTEGGSSGSPLFNAAGNIVGTLTGGSSYCSAQTSPDYYGKMYYHWDMNGTTSSARLKDWLDPTNSGVTSLSGKNCGSGGSTLNADFTASATTVVVGQTVTFTSTSSGSPTTYSWNFGSGASPATSTSAGPVNVTYSTTGLKTVTLTVGNGTSTDTETKTNYINVVNEITGCDTMHYPLPGTLTIYGVQNGGYVSGNNSYGDLAKADYFTGATNGWKVSDVYIYFGVAKGSSSQVPVKIWNDNGTGNTPSTVLGTVNVALSSIITDVQAQAPTLVHFNTPVTIDGSFFVGVVLPTVAGDTVAIVTNSDGDTNSGTAWEQWSDNAWYAYSNSSSWGLNVQHAIWPIVCNPTNIETSAANSHVSIFPNPVNDKLNMYFGNYNGEVQIDIYDLLGKQVYSDVMNVNALSSNTVDISNLKAGMYIIQGKFGEKLFNERLQIIK
- a CDS encoding T9SS type A sorting domain-containing protein; translation: MKLSFVLILFILISLRGVCQFPPAAGMIGSTAIYADSNIFVSWANNCYIQRGYQNIAQPELGLVSYGNDYDAIGKANNQVVSLGDAGIAILTFSPSICDKEGFDFAVFENSFNDTFLELAFVEISSDSLHWFRFPAISLTPANNQIGTFGSVDATQIHNLAGKYRVLYGTPFDISDIEDNIYLNKQNIKYVKIIDVIGTIDSTYASFDSQGHIINDPYPTAFNTGGFDLDAVGVIHPNENAIDNNSLALAFIAPNPCDDVINIIQAPQNLEVIIYDEYGIEVLKKSNATQIQLSTLSSGVYFLRIENQEINQLFKIIKR
- a CDS encoding TonB-dependent receptor plug domain-containing protein, whose product is MKTFISIFILLFLFIHVYSQDTILLKEITVSDKFSNNLNTYVIDSTKQKHYEFKSLGNLLSSEPGIILKNQGLGGIQTLSIMGTQNQHSQVFWFGMPLNSSLNGQIDYSLLNVNNDNYCHILYGAESLQLNNGALGGIIEINPNFYNYVKSKTTIQLQYESLNNKNVQIAHRFTYKKWTSNNQLLYSNGENKFFFKNIALLPIQTHLHQAPFQKASFQTQHMLDLKKIKISIIQQIYKVDRNIPPLMTAYFKAEHNESTFDEGIRTVFNTQITINKWNIEGIIGYVYSNQEYILLHELNNNTVTSFNSNAKENNAYFAIKLSNFGHTRIHYFTNVTLKQDNGRFEDIKNKIGFCVQRYQLLYHQAIQINWSHSLKQKIILNTIINNNKIYLLPSIITSYHLNSFIEIVYATAVNHRFPSLNDLYFTPGGNPNLLTEKAWQNDISLKIEKKSTFHTFSFSIKPFYNHIQNWILWTPTQFGYWEANNIRMVNLYGSIFETHYAAGLNKNIKFNIQLNYTLQQAQGNDNDYKIAHNPYIPSHNINGFASLILKKASVFLESQLSSSRYSMTYTDEFLLPPLTLINVGASYRFLSRAPIEISFSINNITNKPYQSIIWRPMPGRYFEIKLNCIL
- a CDS encoding YncE family protein produces the protein MNPISNHAIQTKTKNLNLIRQMTNKKINHFKSHAFFFLFFYTIILLSCKKENPTSETISTSSGFFIVNEGNYTWGNSSLSFYNETNQRIENNIFYKANQVPLGDVAFDMKIINSKGFITVNNSGLIYVINPENAKYIATISSFISPRYILPINDSLAYVSDLYSPYISIINTKKYQKTAQIFIGKSTESMVLWQNKVFACNWSFGNKIFVVDIHQHQCIDSIQVGLQPNSIQLDKNGNIWVLCDGGYNGNPIGHEKASLWKINPQTHEAVKKISMPSLDYPANSLSINSNADSLYFIWKDIFKVSIYDTVLPSEPFIRADNANFYSLTIHTKLPRLIVCDAKNYVANGEVRIYYLNGTLLDSKETGIIPRTICFKP
- a CDS encoding DUF4465 domain-containing protein, translating into MVKKMLLVVAFLGSMSLVKSQQMIDLENLSLPPDSFWNGSDNSGNFVANQIAIFPNSFIDWGGGMTSWSGFAYSNMLDTSIQSYTNQYSCYAGQQVNGSQIFGISYNVSDWNTGQLIPNIVSFSTVIQPSSIMVTNTTYTALTMKNGDAYSKKFGGDTGNDPDWFKLTIIGMLDSNITGTVDFYLADYRFSDNAQDYIVKDWQSIDLTSLGNINKLAFTLSSSDTGAYGINTPTYFCFDNIVYSTSNYIGSLINKTVELYPIPAIDEIHFTTSLSQIKIYNMLGQEFISCNQPCNSINISTLPSGQYILKAKTKDGMIQKIFIKE